The region TCTGACCAAGACCGGTGGGCGCAATAACCAGGGCCGGATTACGGCGTGGCAGCGGGGCGGCGGCAACAAGCGGCGGTATCGTCTGGTTGACTTCAAGCGGACCAAGGTGGATGTTCCCGCCACGGTCGAGCGTCTGGAGTACGACCCGAACCGCACCGCCTTCATCGCCCTCATTCGCTATGAGGACGGCGAGCTGTCCTACATCCTGGCGCCGCAGCGCCTGGCCGTGGGCGACGTGGTGATCTCGGCCGACCGTGCGGACATCAAGCCCGGCAATACCATGCCGCTGAAGAACATGCCCGTCGGCACGATCATCCATAACATTGAGATGAAGCCGGGCAAGGGCGGTCAGCTGGCGCGCTCTGCCGGGTGTTACGGTCAGCTGGTGGGCAAGGACGCGGGCTATGCCCAGCTGCGCCTGTCCTCTGGCGAACTGCGCCTGGTGCGCGGCGAGTGCCTGGCCACGGTCGGCGCGGTGTCGAACCCGGATAACCAGAACGAAAACCTCGGCAAGGCCGGGCGTAATCGCTGGAAGGGTCGTCGCCCGCACGTTCGCGGCGTGGTCATGAACCCGGTCGACCACCCGCATGGTGGCGGCGAGGGCCGGACCTCCGGGGGACGGCATCCGGTGACTCCGTGGGGCAAACCCACGAAGGGCAAGCGGACCCGTTCCAATAAGAAGACCGATTCGCTGATCATGCGGTCGCGTCACCTCGCCAAGAAGAAGCGTTAAGGAGTAGCTGCCGTGGCTCGTTCCGTATGGAAAGGTCCGTTTGTTGACGGATACCTCCTCGTTAAGGCCGAAAAGGCGCGCTCCTCGGGCCGCAACGAGGTCATCAAGATCTGGTCGCGTCGCTCGACCATTATGCCGCAGTTCGTGGGTCTGACTTTCGGCGTCTACAATGGGCACAAGTTCATTCCGGTGCTGGTGACCGAACAGATGGTCGGGCACAAGTTCGGCGAGTTCGCGCCCACGCGGACGTACCACGGCCACGCCGTCGATAAGAAGGCGAAGAGGAAGTAAGCCATGGGCAAGCAGGCAAACGAACGGCGGGTGGCGGAGACCGAGGCGCGTGCTGTCGCCAAGATGATCCGCACCAGCCCTTACAAGTTGAATCTCGTGGCCGAAACCATTCGCGGCAAGACGGCCGAGGCCGCCCTGGCCGAGCTCGCCTTCTCGCCGCGCCGCATTGCCGGCACGGTGCTGAAGACCCTCGAGTCGGCCATTGCCAATGCCGAAAACAACCACCAGCTCGACGTTGACCGTCTGGTGGTCGCCGAGGCCTACGTGGGCAAGTCGCTGGTGATGAAGCGCTGGCATGCGCGCGCTCGTGGGCGCGTGGGCAAGATCCAGAAGCCCTTCAGCAATTTGACCATCGTGGTGCGCGAGCGCGAGGAGACGGCGTAATGGGACAGAAGGTCAATCCGATCGGCTTGCGTCTGGGCATCAACCGGACGTGGGACTCGCGCTGGTTCGCGGGGCGCGAGTACGCGAAGCTGTTGCACGAAGACCTGCGCATTAAGTCCTTCCTGAAGGGCAAGCTGGCGCAGGCTGGCGTGTCGCGCATCGTCATCGAGCGTCCGGCCAAGAAGGCGCGCATCACCATTCACACGGCGCGTCCGGGTGTGGTGATCGGCAAGAAGGGCCAGGACATCGAGAATCTGCGGCGCAAGCTGCAGCAGATGACCGGCAACGAGGTTCACCTCAACATCGTCGAGATCCGCAAGCCGGAACTGGACGCGCAGTTGGTGGCCGAGAACATCGCGCAGCAGCTGGAGCGTCGCGTGGCTTTCCGCCGTGCGATGAAGCGGGCCGTGCAGTCGGCGATGCGCCTGGGCGCCCAGGGCATCCGAATCAACTGCGGCGGTCGTTTGGGCGGGGCGGAAATTGCCCGGACCGAATGGTACCGTGAAGGCCGCGTGCCGCTGCACACGCTGCGGGCCGATGTCGATTATGGGACTGCGTCGGCGCACACGACCTATGGTGTGTGTGGTGTGAAAGTCTGGGTGTTTAAGGGCGAGATCATGGAGCACGACCCGATGGCCCAGGACAAGCGCGCCCAGGATCTGGGCCGCTAAGGAAGGGAACGGACGATCATGCTCTCACCCAAGCGCACAAAGTTCCGCAAGCAGCACAAGGGCCGCATTCATGGCTTGTCTAAAGGCGGAACTGAGCTTAATTTCGGGGCCTACGGTCTGAAGGCCTTGGAGCCGGAGCGCGTGACCGCGCGCCAGCTCGAAGCGGCCCGACGGACCATTACCCGCTTCATGAAGCGTCAGGGACGCCTGTGGATCCGCGTGTTCCCAGACGTTCCCGTGTCGCGAAAGCCTGCCGAAGTCCGTATGGGCTCCGGTAAGGGCTCGCCCGAGTATTGGGTGGTCCGGATCAAGCCCGGCCGCATCATGTTCGAGCTGGACGGGGTCAGCGAGGAAATCGCCCGCGGTGCTTTCGAGCTCGCGGCGGCCAAGCTGCCGATCAAGACCAAGTTTGTTGCCCGAATCGGGGAGGCCTAAGCGATGACGGACGTGGGTACCCTGCGGGGCAAGTCGGAAGACGAGCTTCGCGCGGCAGTCCTGGAACTGAAGAAAGAACAGTTCAACCTGCGCTTTAAGGCGGCGAGCGGTCAGTTGGAAAATACTGCCCGCGTGCGCCAGATCCGTCGCGATATCGCGCGGATCAAGACCGTTCAAAATGAGCGGGCCGGGCAGGCCGAGTAAGGCGCGGGAAGGG is a window of Pararhodospirillum photometricum DSM 122 DNA encoding:
- the rplB gene encoding 50S ribosomal protein L2 is translated as MALKQFNPITPGTRGLVLVDRSELYKGKPVKALTEGLTKTGGRNNQGRITAWQRGGGNKRRYRLVDFKRTKVDVPATVERLEYDPNRTAFIALIRYEDGELSYILAPQRLAVGDVVISADRADIKPGNTMPLKNMPVGTIIHNIEMKPGKGGQLARSAGCYGQLVGKDAGYAQLRLSSGELRLVRGECLATVGAVSNPDNQNENLGKAGRNRWKGRRPHVRGVVMNPVDHPHGGGEGRTSGGRHPVTPWGKPTKGKRTRSNKKTDSLIMRSRHLAKKKR
- the rpsS gene encoding 30S ribosomal protein S19, with product MARSVWKGPFVDGYLLVKAEKARSSGRNEVIKIWSRRSTIMPQFVGLTFGVYNGHKFIPVLVTEQMVGHKFGEFAPTRTYHGHAVDKKAKRK
- the rpsC gene encoding 30S ribosomal protein S3, which encodes MGQKVNPIGLRLGINRTWDSRWFAGREYAKLLHEDLRIKSFLKGKLAQAGVSRIVIERPAKKARITIHTARPGVVIGKKGQDIENLRRKLQQMTGNEVHLNIVEIRKPELDAQLVAENIAQQLERRVAFRRAMKRAVQSAMRLGAQGIRINCGGRLGGAEIARTEWYREGRVPLHTLRADVDYGTASAHTTYGVCGVKVWVFKGEIMEHDPMAQDKRAQDLGR
- the rplV gene encoding 50S ribosomal protein L22; this encodes MGKQANERRVAETEARAVAKMIRTSPYKLNLVAETIRGKTAEAALAELAFSPRRIAGTVLKTLESAIANAENNHQLDVDRLVVAEAYVGKSLVMKRWHARARGRVGKIQKPFSNLTIVVREREETA
- the rplP gene encoding 50S ribosomal protein L16; protein product: MLSPKRTKFRKQHKGRIHGLSKGGTELNFGAYGLKALEPERVTARQLEAARRTITRFMKRQGRLWIRVFPDVPVSRKPAEVRMGSGKGSPEYWVVRIKPGRIMFELDGVSEEIARGAFELAAAKLPIKTKFVARIGEA
- the rpmC gene encoding 50S ribosomal protein L29; translation: MTDVGTLRGKSEDELRAAVLELKKEQFNLRFKAASGQLENTARVRQIRRDIARIKTVQNERAGQAE